A region of the Salvelinus sp. IW2-2015 linkage group LG34, ASM291031v2, whole genome shotgun sequence genome:
cgcaggtggcGTCGgaacaagtctgaatgtccttgagtggcccagccagagcccggacttgaactcaatcaaacatctctggagaaacctgaaaatatctgtgcagcgatgcccccccatccaacctgacagagcttgagaggatctgcagagaagaaagggagaaactccccaaatacaggtgtgccaagcttgtagcctcttACCCAataatactcgaggctgtaatcactgccaaaggtgcttcaacaaagtactgaggaaactgtctaattacttatgtaaatgtgatatttccgtttttaagttttaatacatttgcaaacatttttaaaaagctgtttttattttgtcattatggggaattgtgtgtagattgatgagaaaaaataacaatttcatcaattttagaataaggctggaacaaaaccaaatttgcaaaaagtcagtgctttccaaatgcactgtatattgtatttttcttcatgtAGTGCCCAAAATGATCAATGAGTTCAATGTTATCTTTCCTAAAACAAATCCTATTTTTTATCCCAGTGGTCCCACCACCGAGGGACTTAAGAATTGACCATTCAGAGATCTACTGGACTATACACTGGTCCAAAGCTCACAGAATGGAGAAAACCCCTCAGTGCTTCCTCATATCTTACAGCAGCCCAGGAACAGAGCCCAAGGCAATACATATTGAAGACTGCCATATGAGACTCTCTGACCTGCGACCTGGCACTCAGTACACTGTCAGTGTCTCAACTGTGCTGaacaatggggaacagagtgaACCAGTCTCTACAACCATCTACACAAGTAAGTGGTTTTCTATACTTTTGCAGTTCATCATCTTTGGTGTTTTTAATGGTACACTCAGCAAGATGACATCATCATGTATGGTGGGGCAAACAACATCAACATAATTAAAATCTATCAAGGCAGCCGAATTAGTCATAATTCATGCCTTCCCTTGAGGCATGCCCACATCTTCATTTAATATGTTTTCATCGTTTTCTTACCTTAGAAGTAATCCATGGCCTAAGAGTGACTGCAACCTTCATTACCTTGCTACTGTCACCAAAAGCTAGTGTTAACAAACAGTCTCATATTTTCTTGATTGCTGTCCAAAGTATGTTGTCCCCATTTGTTATTGCAGAGCTCAGCTTGAAATCATACATTCAGAAAGTGGGACTGACCGACCATTGTATGAAGAAACTGTCAGTGAAAACCATGCTGGCACTTGATGACCAAGTGCTAGAAGATGCTCCAACTCCTCAATCCTCACCTTTGTGTTTTCTGAAGAAACTGGTGAAAATGAACATGTCTGCAAGGAATGTGAAGTACTTCTTTCCAGAGGAAGAAGGTCATATAATTGTAAACCCCCTAGACCTTATCACAGCCCTGTTTCTGTGCTCAGATGGTTTCCTGCAGCAGGAGATGGTCAAGAAAATGTCCATGTGTCAGTTTGCTGTTCCTCTCCTGCTGCCCAACTGTGACACGGAACAAAGCACTTTGATGCTGTGGGCCTTGAGGGACATAGTGAAGAAGTTTAGACTCTCTTCACAAGTAGACACAAAGTCCTTCATGGAGGAGAGAGTTGTGGATTCTGATATTCCTATGGTGTCCTTTGTTAGGCTAGGAAAGAGCAGCCTGTCCAAGTCTCAGATTTTGAATAAGTTGCTCAGTAATCCTCAACAGTACCCTGACACATTTGTTCATCGTGAAATGGAATGTGGTAATGCCCCTCGTACAATCTCAGATGGTCTGGTTGAAATCAGCTGGTACTTTCCATGTGGGAACAGAAACATAGACATGTTCACTAAGCCTGTGGCAGTGGCCAATCTCAGAGGAGACATCAGGTCCTTTGAAAAACAGTTCTCCTTTCTGTGTCAAACATCAGCTGGAGTTTACATTTTCAGTGATGATTTCGAGTCAGATATCAAGGTGTTGAAAACCAAAGACACAAAGGAAGAGTTATTTCTGGTTGTCAGCTCGCAGAGAAAAACATTCACAGAAAACACATTGACAAAATTCATCACAGAATTCAGTATCAAGCCAAAAAATGTGATTGTTAAGGGAAATAAAAATGATGCAGAATTGGTAAAAACGTTACAGTCATCTGTCTGTGACATCATTGAAATGAGTCCAAACAGATTGACTATTGAAAACATGGCTGACGTAGCTCGTCAGAGTGGGATTCTGGTTGATGAAGATTTCGATGAGTGTCAGAGTGCCAAGAAGATGGCAGATGAAATCACCAGCAACATAAAAGACACAGTGAAATTCAAAGACAAGCAACTACCCTTACAAGGGCAAGTCTGGAAAGAGATTTCCcagttggagaaagagagatgtagacTGAGAAAAGCAGGGAGTCAAGACATTGAACACTACAAGAGCTCTCTGAAGAAAAAGGAGAAAGAGCTgagagagaagcaacaaagaTTTGATATGACAGAAGCAATGACAAACTTCATAACTGGCATGTCAAGTTCAAAAGCAGAGCGATCTTATTTCCTCAAATGGATGCAGATTAATCTGGACAATCTCTCTCGGCAAAACTTGTCTGGTTTACGGGAACGGTACAAAGAGCATTGTCAAAATCATCCAGAGAAAAAAGACATTGCAGATTTGGATAGGCAAATGTCTGATTGTTCCTTGGGACTTGAACATTTCCTGCGTGAGTTGGGACAGTTATATGAAGCTGCTTGCTCCCTCCCTGAAGACAGCCCTCAAAAGAAACAGATGGAGCATCTCCCTAGATTGTGTGCTCAGATGCTATTGGATGGTTTCCCCGTTGAGCTTGTGGATGGAGATGCATCAAATATCCCTCTGAAATGGATATCAGCTGTACTGACTCAGCTTGATACTCTTGTGAAATCCAACAGCAAGATCCGGGTGGTCTCAGTTTTAGGGGTCCAAAGCACTGGGAAGTCCACTCTCCTCAACACCATGTTTGGGGTCCAGTTTGCTGTCAGCAGTGGAAGATGCACCAGAGGGGCCTTCATGCTACTGATTAAAGTCAACAAAGAACTCAAGGAGGAGCTGAAATGTGACTTCATCATGATCATTGACACAGAGGGGTTGAAATCACCAGAGCTGGCTCAGCTAGATGATAGCCATGAACATGACAATGAACTGGCAACACTGGTGATTGGACTCAGTGATGTCACAATTATCAACATGGCCATGGAGAACTCCACAGAAATGAAAGACATTCTACAGATCGTGGTCCATGCTTTTATCAGGATGAAGGAAGTGGGGAAGAAGCCAGTGTGTCATTTTGTGCACCAGAATGTGTCAGACATGTCTGCTCATGACAACAACATGAGGGACAGGAAGAAGTTGTTGGAACAGTTGAATGAAATGACCCAGGCAGCAGCCAGAATGGAGAAGGAGAATATCACCAAGTTCACTGACTTGATGGAGTATGACCCACACACAAGTAGCTGCTACATTCCAGGACTTTGGCATGGGACTCCACCTATGGCTCCAGTCAATGCAGGCTACAGTGAGGCGGTGTACGACCTCAAAAAGAGCTTGATGCAAGACTTCATAAAATGCCCGAAAAATTATGACTTGACACATTTCCTGCAGTGGACACAAAGCTTGTGGGAGGCAGTGAAATTTGAGAACTTCATCTTCAGTTTCAGAAACAGCTTGGTTGCAGATGCATACTCCAGATTATGCTCTGCGTACAATGGTTGGGAATGGGCTTTACAGAAGGAGATGTATAAATGGATGGTGAGTGCTGAAACAAACATTTCCAATTTTGGCATGACAGATCAACATCCCCAGAGGTCCATAAAATATGTGCTAAAGGACTTGATGAGAGAAGCATTTGAGAAGCTTtcagagggagaaaagaaaatccaagaCAATCTAGTAAAATACTTTGAAAAGCAAGATGGCCATGTCAATCTGGTGGAAAAATACAAGGAGGATTTTGTGTCCAGTGCCAAAACACTGAgacgagagacagaaaacactgtGAAGAACAAACTGCAAGGAGTTGTTGAAATCAAAGAGGGAATGGCAGAACTGATTAACATCAAGAGTTCTCAGGCAAGTACAATGGAAAAACAGGTTCTGGCTCTGCTACAGAACTGTAGAAATAAAGAATCTGTTCTATCAGATGAGGAACTCAGTGAAGAGTTTGAAATCATGTGGAGGAAAACTCTGTCTGAGATACACTTCAAAGGACTCCCAAGAAGAGATGTGGCTCAAGATGCCTTCCTCATGTTACGTGATAATCTGTTAACGAGGGGGAGTCATGCCAACAAGATGTTGGTTGGAACCAGACTGGTGGATTGTGGGAAAAAAGCCTTTGTAGTGGTTTTGGTAAAGAAACGTAGGAGCTTAGTTAAGTACTATGATCTCAACCATCACAGGAAGAAACTACAAGAGTTGTGTGATGACATCATAACACAGTGTCAGGAGTTTATATCCCAGCAGGTGAAAAGCAAAGAAGATTACCATGACACTTACATCAAAGAGCTGCTTATAATGATTGATGAAGCActgcaacaaaacaacaaatgtaaagTCAGTGAAGAATGTGACGTTTCCCTCAAACTACACATCTGTGGCATAGCAGCAAGAGAATTTCAAAAGAACCATGATCATTTCTTTGCCGTCAATGATCCAAGGAAGTGTCTGGAACAGTCTAAGAACAAGTACCTTACAGAGTTCAAAGATTTGTTTCGGAACCGAGACCAGTGCCAAAAAAAAGCAGAGGAGTTCACAAAGCTGTGTTTACAGCCAGCTGTACAGGACTATGTGACCAAATTGATTGGTCCTGATGTGGTTGATGAAGTGAAGACAGGTAAAGGGTCGGAGGATTACAGCACCCGAGGAGCTTTCCAGTTCTCCATTTTAAAACAGCTCCTGACTGATGGGAAATATGAGAAATACAGAGAATACATTAACCATTATGAAATGTTTGTGAAGGACTGGCTGTTTGACCAGATTGTCAAACAGCTCTCAAAGGATAGCAGTTTAAAGACATTGGAGAATAAACATCTTACAGAGATAGTCAAGATAATCACTAACTCAATTTCTATCATCAGAAATACATCTAGCCCTGCAAATGATATCAAGACTTTCATTCAGAACATCTGCAGTGCCCTTGTAGAGAAGCTTGTCTTTCCAAAGGATGGTCTGGATTTGATCTTGATTCTGAACACTGCAGACACAGAACAGTTTGCTGGCTACCTAACAGAGTTTGTGGGAGAAATGGAGAAGTCACTGGAAGCTGAGTATGATCGGAGGACTGATATCAGAGAGAGGCTCAGATCTCTGCCATTCAAGCCTCAGGACAAGATGTTCACCAATCTGTTTGGCTGTGGGGAGGTATGTCCCTTCTGCAAAGCACCATGTGAAGCAGGAGGTAAGGAGCATACCGAACACTTTACCTCCATTCACCGTCCACAAGGTGTCAGTGGTTTGGAGTGTTCAGAGACAACAGTGTTAGTGACTGACATATGTTCCTCTGATGTGATTAGTGACAACACATTCCAGACCACACTGACAGGAGACAAACCTCACCCCTACAAGGACTACCAGAAATATTACCCTGACTGGAGAATAAGGGGAGATTCCAGCATCAAGGCTTCAGACTACTGGAAGTATGTGATGGCCAAATTCAATGCAAGAATAGCTAAAGACAAAGGGTCAGTTCCCGCTCATATCCCAGAGGACTGGAAGGCATTAACAGCTGATGATGCAATGAAGAGCTTGACATCGTCATTCAacataaaataaagtggagaACTTTAACAAGCCTATTGTCAACCCAAAATACAATTGTTCATTCAAAGATTTCAGACATGGCATGATGTAACTCACATTGTATGTATATGATAAAATATCTTAATTCCAATATACAGTAATTTCACCAAGAACAATAAGCATAGCTCAGAAGGGTCAAACATGGTGTTTGGTGGTCAAACACTTTTACCATCCACATGCCTTGATTGGTTTGTTAAAGGAGACACTGTTCAAAGCAGTTCATTGAATGTACCATCTGTCACAATTATAGAAGGCCGCAAGCATAgtgacatcaacaacaaaaaaatggaggATAAACTTTAAGGAAATTGACCATCCAAAAGCACCAAGGCACTCTTACCAGATATTAAAAAGCCTTTATTGAGTTAGCGTATCCATGTAGGAAAACTAAAAGtagttattacatttttgttagaaaaatacaATCACACAATTTGTATAGACATTTTGATTACAATTTAGTGAGACAATGTAGAAAccgtagagatcctattaaattactacaagggctatgtcataaaccctcaaagttccagaatgacCTGAAAATTTCACCTAttgtggtcagggagaaatccaaaccagtctaattggaatgaatgtcaGTAGAGGCAGaggtgatgcatttcctgcttttacttatgatacaataataataataataataatatatgccatttatgcaggggaaaaaagtaaggcatgtgatatGACAAATTGTTTAATAGAAtgtgtcaacctaaaatattgtcaaatacagtgcattcagaaagtattcagaccccttctcttttccacattttcttacgttacagacttattctaaaatggattaaataaaaaatattccttttcaatctacacacaaaacaggtttttaggaaatgtagcaaatgtattaaaaataaaaaacagaaataccttatttacaaaagcatTAATACCTTTTGctattttgctatgagactcgaaattgagctcaggtgcatcctgtttctattgatcatccttgagatgtttctacaacttgattggagtccacctgtggtaaattcaattgactggacatgatttggaaaggcacacaactgtctatataaggtcccacagttgacagtgcatgtcagagcaaaaaccaagccacgaggttgaaggaattgtccgtagacctcagGAACAGGATTGTgtaacaggattgtgttgaggcacagatctggggaagggtaccaaatcatttctgcagcattgtaggtccccaagaacacagtggcctccatcattcttaatgaaagaagtttggaaccaccaagactcttccaagagctggacagggagactagtcaggatcgagggaaaaatgagcagagcaaagtacagagagctggGAGAACGTTCCATAAGTACAaggatctctgcagcactcccccaatcaggcccttatggtagagtggccagacagaagccacacctcagtagggaaagatgaacgtatcgagggaaagatgaacggaaaaagtacagagggatccttgatgaaaactgctccagagcgctcaggacctcagactggggcgaaggttcaccttccaacaggacaacgaccctaagcacacagccaatacaaaacaggagtggcttcgggacaagtctctgaatgtccttgagtggcccaccaGGTCCCGAACTTGACCtgatcaaatatctctggagatatctaaaaatagctgtgcagcgacgctcccccatccaacctgacagagcttgagaggattgcagagaagaatgggagaaactcccaaatacaggtgtgccaagggggtgttagatcagctttaatattgcagatagattttgGCTTCCATCAAGgttattgtctgcatcatttccaatccccatctttttttatacactgctccaaaaaaataaagggaacacttaaacaacacaatgtaactccaagtaaattcacacttctgtgaaatcaaactgtccacttaggaagcaacactgattgacaatacatttcacatgctgttgtgcaaatggaatagacaacaggtggaaattgtaggcaattagtaagacacccccaataaggagtgtttctgcaggtggtgaccacagaccacttctcagttcctatgcttcctggctgatgttttggtcacttttgaatgttggcggtgctttcactctagtgggtagcatgagacggagtctacaacccacacatgtGGCTCAGGTGTGCAGCTcaaccaggatggcacatcaatgcgagctgtggcaagaaggtttgctgtgtctgtcagcgtagtgtccagagcatggaggcgctaccaggagacagtccagtacatcaggagacgtggaggaggccgtaggagggcaacaacccgcagcaggaccgctacctccgctttgtgcaaggaggagcaggaggagcacctgccagagccctgcaaatgactcccagcaggccacaatgtgcatgtgtctgctcaaacggtcagacagactccatgagggtggtatggggcccgacgtccacaggtggggggttgtgcttacagcccaacaccgtgcaggacgtttggctttgccgagaacaccaagattggcaaattcgccactggcgccctgtgcttcttcacagatgaaagcaggttcacactgagcacatgtgacaggaCGTGCAGAGTCTGggaacgccgtggagaacgttctgctgcctgcaacatcctccagcatgaccggtttggcggtttggcggtgggttcagtcatggtgtggggtggcatttctttggggggccgcacagcccctccatgtgctcgccagaggtagcctgactgccattgggGTACGAGATGAGtctcctcagaccccttgtgagaccatatgctggtgcggttggccctgggttcctcctaatgcaagacaatgctaaactattgtggctggagtgtgtcagcagttcctgcagagaaaggcattgatgcttatggactggcccgcctgttccccagacctgaatccaattgagcacatctgggacatcatgtctcgctccatccaccaacgccacgttgcaccacagactgtcaggagttggcggatgctttagtccaggtctgggaggagatccctcaggagaccatccgcactcatcaggagcatgcccaggcgttgtagggaggtcatacaggcacgtggaggccacacacactactgagcctcattttgacttgttggctgcttttccttcactctgaggcatgactcatcccaacccatctcaatttggttgaggtcgggtgattgtggaggccagctcatctgatgcagcactccatcactctccttcttggtcaaatagcccttacacagcctagaggtgtgttgggtcattgttctgttgaaaaacaaattatagtcccactaagcgtaaaccagatgggatggcgtatcgctgcagaatgctgtggtagccatgctgattaagtgtgccttgaattctaaataaatcacaaacagtgtcaccagcaaagcacccccacaccataacaactcctcctccatgcttttcggtgggaaatacacatgcagagatcatccgttcacccacactacgtctcacaaagacaaggcggttggaaccaaaaatctccaatttggactccagaccaaaggacaaatttccaccggtctcatgtccattgctcgtgtttcttggcccaagcaagtctcttcttattggtgtcctttagtaatggtttctttgcagcaatttgaccatgaaggcctgattcacgcagtctcctttgaacagttgatgttgagatgtgtctgcatttatttgggctgcaatttctgagtctgataactctaatgaacttatcctctgcagcagaggtaactctgggtcttccattcctgtggcggtcctcatgagagcaagtttcatcatagcacttgatggtttttgcaactgcacttcaagaaactttcaaagttcttgacattttctgtattgaatgaccttcatgtcttaaagtaatgatggactgtcgtttctctctgcttatttgagctgttcttgctataatatggacttggtattttaccaaatagggatatcttctgtatctactacacgattccatatgtgttatttcatagtgatgATGTGATAAAATAGTTGTTACCCTAACTAAAAGGGGAATGAAAGCTTAGTTGGTTTCAGGAACTAAGGTGTTAGACACTGAACCATTGCCCAGAAATTATTCTGCACAGCAGGCCGAAATAGTAGCATTGACTAGAGCCTGCGaaataagaaaggagagaaaggttaCTATTTACATAGACAGCACATATGCATTTAAAACCATACAAAGCAGCACAGATAAATCTTAAAAGTAGATAAGACACTTGACAGAGAATTGTTACAGGATAGCCAAGAACGAACGCCCAAGGAGAATTGGACATGTGGAAAATGAAAGGGGCGATTCTACAAGATAATGTCAGACATAAGGAGAATTTACTAATCTTACCTAAGTCATTGTTTAGATATGTAGCAATATTGACACATGGGCAAAGCCATGTRTCAACAGGGGGGATAGTAAAGCAGGTTAGGACACACTTTGTGGCCTATGGGATAATGAACtacttaaaaacaaaaatgtataataGATATACTGGATAAAAAATATTACCCCTACAGTTGTTTAACTAGGATCTATTTCTTTAAATAATGGATGACATTTTAGCTAATCAGGTAGAACAAATAGAAGGCCAGAATTAGGACCAGAACAGGTAGACATAGAAGTTGATATACTAGTAGAACACATGAGAAgactgtttgttaaccaaacccgtatgtccaagattttgtgtccaacaggtgaattacaggagaaggtgattcactcaaTCCAACCAGGAGACTGGGTGTGGATCCAGTCCCTGAGGAGAAAAGACTGGAAGCAGCCCCGTTGAGAAGGCCCATACCAGGTTCTATTAAACCACTGCTTTTGCCATTAGAATAGCTGAGAGAGTCACTTGGGTCCACGTTACCCACTGCAAGAGGGTATGTACACATACAAGCACTGCTGCTCACACACAGAGTTAGGAGAAGAACCGAGTACCAACAGGGTCCGGGGGTCGCCTCCTTAATGAAGATTCCCTATCCCGACCGTTCATCACTGTGTGTGCTCTTAGAGTTGTGAGTATGGGGTGGTACCTAGCAGACCGACTAGGGGCAGGAGAGGGCTGGCAGTTTTTGGGAAGAGTAGGGACTCTGAGCTGCATCATAGTCTTGGTAACCTTTCTGATACATCCAGATCCACCACCTTCCGGTACTAATTTTATGACGGCGTTGTCATTGATAAGAAGTAATAGATAAACTATATAATACACTGATGAGTGACTTACAGAATAAGGAGTCAAAGAAGATCAAGTTGTAGGATTTAAGGTAAACATTAAACAATTCCCTAGGAAAGCAAATAACTGTACAGGGATTGGGTGGGCCAGATTGAAGTACTTGGCCAACCCACCTCGGTTCACTTTAATTCCTGATGAGTGCCAGTGTTAAAGATACAAGAATGGCACCGAGAACTTAGATTATTTTAATGGCTGAAAGGTAATCGTTAATGTGACTGACTTAGGTTTGGAAGTACAGGAGAAAATTCTTAAACCTCACAGCACCTATAACTGATGTAGGGTGGGCTCGTACCAGCAAAAGACGCATACGGCAGAAACTACCAAAAAGGGTGGTCAGGAAATTGCGCCTTGGTGTTATTGGTCCAACCAATTCGAGTTAGTCATCAGAGGCCAGTTATAGGAGGCTAAAGTAGGCACAGGAGGTGTTTTGACCAGGATGGGAGTCCAGATGGATGCTATTGGCATCCTCAGGGAAGTTACAGATTCATACAAATATATGGATCAAATAGGTGAAGGCTTTACAACTACGTTCTTTTGGTAGTTGACAATAAGTACCCATTTGGAttggattaacttcttatggctgcaatcccgttaacgggatgatatgacaacagccagtgaaagtgcagggcgccaaattcaaacaacagaaatctcataattaatatcttataccattttaaaggtaatcttgttgttaatcggacacaccaaagtgtccgatttcaaataggatttacagcgaaagcaccacaaacgattatgttaggtcaccgcaaaatcacagaaaaacagccatttttccagccaaagacaggagtcacaaaaagctgaaatagagataaaatgaatcactaacctttgatgatcttcatcagatgacactcataggacttcatgttacacaatacatatatgttttgttcgattaagttcatatttatatccaaaaacctcagttgacattggcgccatgttcagaaatgcctccaaaatatccggagaaattgcagagaaccACGTCAAAtgacataaatactcatcataaactttgatgaaagatacatgttttacatagaattaaagatacacttgttcataatgcaaccgttgtgtcagatttcaaaaatatttacggcaaaagcacaatattcaataatctgagaacagcgttcagccacaaaaggaagccatacagttacccaccaaattgtgcagtcaacaaaactcataaaaagaattagaaatcttcacttacctttgctgatcttcgtcggaatggactcccaggactcccacttccacaagaaatgtttgttttgttcgttaatgtccataatttatgtccaaatagctacttttgttagcgcgtttagtacacaaatccaaacgctcgtgcaggtcccacataacgtcggacgaaaacttgaAAAAgttattacaggtcgaataaacttgtcaaactaagtatagaatcaatctttatgatgttgttgtcataaatattcaataactttccaaccggagaattcctttgtgtctatagaagtaatggaacgcaagtccctatcatgtggaatgcgcgtgaccaggacttggcactctgccagaccactgactcattcccctctcatccggtcccacatcacagtagaagcttcattcgaggttctacagactgttgacatctagtggaagccgtagaaagtgcaaacatatccatatcctactgtgttttcaataggcgatgagttgaaaattgaccaacctcagatttctcacttcctggttggatttcttctcaggtttttgcctgccatatgagttctgttatactcacagacataattcaaacagttttagaaacttcagagtgtttcccatccaatactaataataatatgcatatataagcaactatgactgaggagcaggccgtttactctgggcacctctgtgcacctttcatccaagctactcaatactgcccctgcagccataagaagttaatgacatCTATTATAATCAACAGAGATTCGTGAATGATACCGGGGATGCAGTGAAGGGGTTCTCTGACCAATTATCCGCCAACTCCCTCATGACCTGGTAAAATAGACTGACTCTCGATATGTTATTGGCAGAAAAGGGCAGGGTATGTAGAATGATTGGGGTTCATTgctgtatgtttattttttaataacagCTCCAGATggatcagtgaccaaggccctggctGGTTTAACCACATTAGCAGGGAACTCAGGGGTGGATAATTCAGTAACAAATTGGTTTGACAATATGTTTGGAAAATGGAAAAATGTTGTTCAATACTATGTTGTGGGTAAc
Encoded here:
- the LOC139023636 gene encoding interferon-induced very large GTPase 1-like, giving the protein MAHILLTDLLDHLEHDELKRFRFYLIDQTLEGFKPISRGHLPKCEHYDVTYIVEKMMAAYGDERALKMTMHILEKIPRNDLVQTMEREMEKSVHQERAESPTLSFVSAKSHQSMDMDEEDKEDEDKVEDTAQKEKPEEMLCDVCVVKAVKSCLTCNLYYCETHVKKHYTVPKLQRHTLLEVTGDLEERLCQEHNRALEVFCRTDKVLICSLCSVTKHKGHDTIYDEIKPARRQVPDEEQNQCLTLIEVLPPPGDIHFLSVTSDSVSLSWGSPEGVKGPHQFRVTWRCDRELSRLSVKAVLNVKIKDLKPGKRYEFSVATEGDNDSLSRSVSASKSTVVPPPRDLRIDHSEIYWTIHWSKAHRMEKTPQCFLISYSSPGTEPKAIHIEDCHMRLSDLRPGTQYTVSVSTVLNNGEQSEPVSTTIYTSNVNKQSHIFLIAVQSMLSPFVIAELSLKSYIQKVGLTDHCMKKLSVKTMLALDDQVLEDAPTPQSSPLCFLKKLVKMNMSARNVKYFFPEEEGHIIVNPLDLITALFLCSDGFLQQEMVKKMSMCQFAVPLLLPNCDTEQSTLMLWALRDIVKKFRLSSQVDTKSFMEERVVDSDIPMVSFVRLGKSSLSKSQILNKLLSNPQQYPDTFVHREMECGNAPRTISDGLVEISWYFPCGNRNIDMFTKPVAVANLRGDIRSFEKQFSFLCQTSAGVYIFSDDFESDIKVLKTKDTKEELFLVVSSQRKTFTENTLTKFITEFSIKPKNVIVKGNKNDAELVKTLQSSVCDIIEMSPNRLTIENMADVARQSGILVDEDFDECQSAKKMADEITSNIKDTVKFKDKQLPLQGQVWKEISQLEKERCRLRKAGSQDIEHYKSSLKKKEKELREKQQRFDMTEAMTNFITGMSSSKAERSYFLKWMQINLDNLSRQNLSGLRERYKEHCQNHPEKKDIADLDRQMSDCSLGLEHFLRELGQLYEAACSLPEDSPQKKQMEHLPRLCAQMLLDGFPVELVDGDASNIPLKWISAVLTQLDTLVKSNSKIRVVSVLGVQSTGKSTLLNTMFGVQFAVSSGRCTRGAFMLLIKVNKELKEELKCDFIMIIDTEGLKSPELAQLDDSHEHDNELATLVIGLSDVTIINMAMENSTEMKDILQIVVHAFIRMKEVGKKPVCHFVHQNVSDMSAHDNNMRDRKKLLEQLNEMTQAAARMEKENITKFTDLMEYDPHTSSCYIPGLWHGTPPMAPVNAGYSEAVYDLKKSLMQDFIKCPKNYDLTHFLQWTQSLWEAVKFENFIFSFRNSLVADAYSRLCSAYNGWEWALQKEMYKWMVSAETNISNFGMTDQHPQRSIKYVLKDLMREAFEKLSEGEKKIQDNLVKYFEKQDGHVNLVEKYKEDFVSSAKTLRRETENTVKNKLQGVVEIKEGMAELINIKSSQASTMEKQVLALLQNCRNKESVLSDEELSEEFEIMWRKTLSEIHFKGLPRRDVAQDAFLMLRDNLLTRGSHANKMLVGTRLVDCGKKAFVVVLVKKRRSLVKYYDLNHHRKKLQELCDDIITQCQEFISQQVKSKEDYHDTYIKELLIMIDEALQQNNKCKVSEECDVSLKLHICGIAAREFQKNHDHFFAVNDPRKCLEQSKNKYLTEFKDLFRNRDQCQKKAEEFTKLCLQPAVQDYVTKLIGPDVVDEVKTGKGSEDYSTRGAFQFSILKQLLTDGKYEKYREYINHYEMFVKDWLFDQIVKQLSKDSSLKTLENKHLTEIVKIITNSISIIRNTSSPANDIKTFIQNICSALVEKLVFPKDGLDLILILNTADTEQFAGYLTEFVGEMEKSLEAEYDRRTDIRERLRSLPFKPQDKMFTNLFGCGEVCPFCKAPCEAGGKEHTEHFTSIHRPQGVSGLECSETTVLVTDICSSDVISDNTFQTTLTGDKPHPYKDYQKYYPDWRIRGDSSIKASDYWKYVMAKFNARIAKDKGSVPAHIPEDWKALTADDAMKSLTSSFNIK